Proteins encoded by one window of Winogradskyella sp. PG-2:
- a CDS encoding 16S rRNA (uracil(1498)-N(3))-methyltransferase gives MQLFYNPNISENDSNFNFDKDESRHIEKVLRKKSGDTLYITNGNGWLFEAELTLAEPKHCSVNIISKLLQTKRSYNLHLAVAPTKINDRYEWFLEKATEIGIETITPIICDHSERKVVKTERFEKIIQSAMKQSLQCYLPKLNAPIAYKDFINQDFSGQKFIAHCEDTDRKSLKLLLKTDEDCIILIGPEGDFSVKEIEIALQHNFIPITLGETRLRTETAAIAACHSIAFSNE, from the coding sequence ATGCAATTATTTTACAACCCAAATATTTCTGAAAACGACTCTAACTTTAATTTCGATAAAGATGAAAGTCGTCATATTGAAAAAGTCCTCCGTAAAAAATCAGGAGATACATTATATATTACCAATGGAAATGGTTGGTTGTTTGAAGCAGAATTAACTTTAGCAGAACCAAAGCATTGTTCTGTAAATATTATCTCAAAACTGTTACAGACTAAACGTTCATATAATTTACATTTAGCAGTTGCACCAACAAAAATAAATGATCGTTACGAATGGTTTTTAGAAAAAGCTACTGAAATAGGGATTGAAACCATTACACCAATTATCTGTGATCATAGTGAGCGTAAGGTAGTAAAGACGGAACGTTTTGAAAAAATTATTCAGTCAGCTATGAAACAATCCTTGCAATGTTATTTGCCCAAACTTAATGCTCCAATTGCATATAAAGATTTTATTAATCAGGATTTTTCTGGCCAAAAATTTATTGCACATTGCGAAGATACTGATAGAAAATCTTTAAAATTATTACTTAAAACTGATGAAGACTGTATTATTTTAATTGGACCTGAAGGTGATTTTAGCGTTAAAGAAATCGAAATAGCTTTGCAACATAATTTTATTCCTATAACTTTGGGTGAAACACGTTTACGAACTGAAACTGCTGCCATTGCTGCTTGTCATTCTATCGCATTCTCAAATGAATAA
- a CDS encoding THUMP-like domain-containing protein, translating to MNTNLLNIEIQRFINSNLESDITRLLLKGIDFESIETKALIEQIESKRRSKKKLPTWYNSENIYYPNKLNIEQTSSEVTANYKASLVEGNSLIDLTGGFGIDSYSFSKNIEQITHCEISSNLSNIVKHNYKVLNTSNIECISENGIDVLKRLDKKFDWIYIDPSRRDSTKEKVFLLSDCTPNIKIFQNLFLKYSEHVMIKTSPILDLSATLSDLKSVKEIHIVAVNNEVKELLWILERNYEDNVIIKTVNLQKDSNQHFEFNFFKESNSKAEYSQPLTYLYEPNSAILKSGAFNSVSNILNIPKLQKHSHLYTSKDLIVFPGRCFKIENQLPFNKKVFAKEKISKANVTTRNFPLSVSEIRKKLKIKDGGNHYLFFTTNLNEEKIVLVCSKINI from the coding sequence TTGAACACTAATCTTCTCAATATTGAAATTCAAAGGTTCATCAATTCAAACTTAGAATCTGATATTACTAGATTGTTATTAAAAGGCATTGATTTTGAAAGTATTGAAACCAAAGCATTAATTGAACAGATTGAGTCCAAAAGAAGATCTAAAAAGAAATTACCAACCTGGTATAATTCTGAAAACATATATTATCCCAATAAACTTAATATAGAACAAACCTCTTCTGAAGTAACAGCAAATTACAAAGCAAGTTTAGTTGAAGGGAATTCTCTTATTGATCTAACAGGTGGTTTTGGTATAGATTCTTATTCCTTTTCTAAAAATATAGAACAAATTACCCATTGCGAAATCAGCTCTAACCTCTCTAACATTGTAAAACATAACTACAAAGTACTCAATACTTCTAATATTGAATGTATTTCTGAAAATGGAATAGACGTTCTTAAACGCCTAGACAAAAAGTTTGATTGGATTTATATCGATCCTTCTCGACGTGATAGTACAAAGGAGAAAGTATTTTTACTTTCAGATTGCACTCCAAATATCAAGATTTTTCAAAATTTATTTTTAAAATATTCAGAACATGTGATGATAAAAACATCACCAATTTTAGATTTATCTGCCACACTTTCAGATTTAAAGTCTGTTAAAGAGATTCATATTGTGGCTGTAAACAATGAAGTCAAAGAATTACTTTGGATTTTAGAACGTAATTATGAAGATAATGTCATTATAAAAACTGTGAATTTACAAAAAGACAGTAATCAACATTTTGAATTTAATTTTTTTAAAGAGTCTAATTCAAAAGCCGAATATAGTCAACCACTCACCTATTTGTATGAACCAAATTCAGCTATATTAAAATCTGGAGCATTTAATTCAGTTAGTAATATTCTTAATATACCTAAGCTTCAAAAGCATTCACATCTTTACACGTCTAAAGATTTAATTGTGTTTCCTGGAAGGTGCTTTAAGATTGAAAATCAATTGCCTTTTAACAAAAAAGTCTTTGCAAAAGAGAAAATTTCTAAAGCCAATGTAACCACTCGAAATTTTCCGCTTTCAGTTTCAGAAATTCGTAAAAAATTAAAAATTAAAGATGGTGGTAATCATTATCTGTTCTTTACTACAAACTTAAATGAAGAAAAAATTGTTTTAGTTTGCTCAAAAATCAATATTTAA
- a CDS encoding peptidylprolyl isomerase translates to MKTFLTLLLLVPFLCFSQESLEQELDLISSSEDAKLFAKSHKKVNKSKVFTFNKEKHKTRLADDLFKLSKGGKKVVKTDFKTTYYKIINKEEVDYYRFNIIVFNEANKAKGNEVLAKYNEGYKFKDLAKYYSSGPTAKMGGDTGWIKPGDLTTAFDQSAFSSSVNTLVTIDDVELKKYYIVIKTQNSTPIEEITVLKFTEATK, encoded by the coding sequence ATGAAAACATTTTTAACACTTTTACTATTAGTTCCTTTTCTATGTTTTTCTCAAGAATCTTTGGAGCAAGAATTGGACTTAATTTCATCATCAGAAGATGCTAAATTATTTGCCAAGTCTCACAAAAAAGTAAATAAGAGTAAAGTATTCACTTTTAATAAAGAAAAACATAAAACGCGATTAGCTGATGACCTTTTTAAACTCTCAAAAGGCGGAAAAAAGGTTGTTAAAACAGATTTTAAGACCACATATTATAAGATCATAAATAAAGAAGAAGTTGACTATTACAGATTCAATATCATTGTTTTCAATGAAGCTAATAAAGCTAAGGGTAATGAAGTTTTAGCTAAGTACAATGAAGGCTATAAATTTAAAGACTTAGCAAAATATTATTCCTCTGGTCCCACTGCAAAAATGGGAGGTGATACAGGTTGGATAAAACCAGGTGACCTAACTACTGCTTTTGACCAATCTGCTTTTAGCAGCTCAGTGAATACTTTGGTCACCATTGACGACGTAGAACTAAAAAAGTATTACATTGTCATTAAAACCCAGAATAGTACTCCTATTGAAGAAATAACGGTTTTAAAATTTACAGAAGCCACCAAATAA
- a CDS encoding DUF4159 domain-containing protein — MKLIYSLFFSLFSMLLFSQDVGILKYKGGGDWYSNPTALPNLVKYCNDNIDTNINENIQTVEAGSTDIFQFPLLHMTGHGNVFFSDDDAENLRNYLISGGFLHIDDNYGMEPYVTKELKKVFPNNELIEIPKDHGIFSSAYTFANGLPKIHEHDGKAPKALGIFHESRLVLLFTFESDLGDGWEDQEVHNDPEDVREKALQMGANIVKHAFEN, encoded by the coding sequence ATGAAGCTAATTTATTCTCTATTCTTTTCTCTTTTCTCTATGCTTTTATTTTCTCAAGACGTAGGGATTCTAAAATATAAAGGTGGCGGGGATTGGTATAGTAATCCAACAGCATTACCAAATTTGGTTAAATACTGTAACGACAATATAGATACTAATATCAATGAGAATATTCAAACCGTTGAAGCTGGTAGCACAGATATTTTTCAGTTTCCGTTGTTACACATGACAGGTCATGGCAATGTATTCTTTAGTGATGATGATGCAGAGAACTTGAGAAACTATTTAATTTCGGGAGGCTTTCTTCATATTGATGATAACTACGGAATGGAACCATATGTCACCAAAGAATTAAAGAAAGTATTCCCTAATAATGAATTGATTGAAATCCCAAAAGATCACGGAATTTTTAGCTCGGCATATACTTTTGCAAATGGCTTACCAAAAATCCATGAGCATGACGGCAAAGCACCAAAAGCTCTTGGGATTTTTCATGAAAGTAGATTAGTTTTACTTTTTACGTTTGAAAGTGATTTAGGTGATGGTTGGGAAGATCAGGAAGTGCATAATGATCCTGAGGATGTTCGAGAGAAAGCCCTACAAATGGGAGCAAATATTGTTAAGCATGCTTTTGAGAATTAA
- a CDS encoding HD family phosphohydrolase, which translates to MNAFLNKWYKNHALVYKILLFVVTTLFIVYLFPKTGKFRYSFEKEKPWQSENLYAPFNFAIKKSQSELNAEKLEIETNSSVYFGADKTIESKVLSNYIELFNQSFKDSSYLNLQNSSLYNKGKSFIDKLYTKGVLDQDYNYSDNRPVVIATANTIEKELLYGSLYELSELRQLIETHLGSNISSEQRNEMISIFFDVIKSNIQLNESLTQKALEEELSKISSTRGSVEQDQLIISKGQVVEDEQYTILNSLKSEYESQVWNTANYNWVVVAYALLVALALLMLLLFLRKYRMDVFLNNTKVTFIFFNIALMVLLTTLIINYNSQYIYVVPLCILPLVLKAFFDARLGLFAHVLTVLLLGFIVPNSYEYMFLQIIAGIVTILTVSELYKRANLFISVGQITFIYIIAYFAFFVIHEGQLTGLKWETFGLFILCGLATLFVQPLIYIYEKIFGLVSDVSLLELSDTNTKLLKELSNKAPGTFHHSLNVANLAEASANEIGANAMLIRVGALYHDIGKMKNPTYFTENQSTGINPHDELSSRESARIIIDHAINGIEIAKKNNLPDRVIDFIRTHHGTSIVYYFYIKEKAANENVDINDFSYPGPKPFSKETAILMMCDSVEAASKSLKEPTTTKINEFVENIINKQMENGQFLNADITFKEIQSIKKVLKHKLANIYHLRIEYPE; encoded by the coding sequence ATGAATGCATTTCTCAATAAATGGTATAAAAACCATGCTTTAGTCTATAAGATTTTACTATTCGTAGTAACTACACTCTTTATAGTATATCTATTTCCTAAAACAGGAAAATTTAGATATTCTTTTGAAAAAGAGAAGCCGTGGCAATCCGAAAATTTATATGCCCCATTCAATTTTGCAATAAAAAAGTCTCAAAGTGAATTAAATGCAGAAAAACTTGAAATTGAAACTAATAGTTCTGTTTATTTCGGAGCAGATAAAACAATTGAATCTAAAGTATTATCTAATTATATAGAGCTATTTAATCAATCATTTAAAGATTCTAGCTACTTAAATCTTCAAAATTCTAGTTTATATAATAAAGGGAAGTCTTTTATAGATAAACTATATACTAAAGGTGTTTTAGATCAGGATTATAACTATTCTGATAATAGACCAGTAGTTATAGCTACAGCAAATACTATTGAAAAGGAATTGCTATATGGAAGTCTCTACGAGTTAAGTGAATTGCGACAACTTATAGAAACTCATTTGGGTAGTAATATTTCTTCAGAACAGCGTAATGAAATGATATCAATATTCTTTGATGTCATAAAATCTAACATTCAGCTTAATGAAAGTTTAACACAAAAGGCATTAGAAGAAGAATTATCTAAGATATCCTCAACAAGAGGAAGTGTAGAGCAAGATCAACTTATAATTTCTAAAGGACAAGTGGTTGAAGACGAACAGTATACAATTCTTAATTCGTTGAAGTCAGAGTATGAGTCTCAAGTATGGAATACTGCAAATTATAATTGGGTTGTAGTTGCATATGCATTATTGGTTGCGTTAGCGCTCTTAATGTTATTGTTGTTTTTAAGAAAATATAGAATGGATGTGTTTCTTAATAATACCAAGGTAACTTTTATCTTTTTCAATATAGCGTTAATGGTTTTGTTAACGACTTTAATAATAAATTATAATTCGCAATACATTTATGTTGTTCCATTGTGTATTCTTCCACTAGTTTTAAAAGCTTTCTTTGATGCTAGACTTGGTTTATTTGCTCATGTACTTACTGTTTTATTATTAGGGTTTATAGTGCCAAATAGCTATGAGTATATGTTTCTTCAAATTATTGCTGGTATTGTAACCATACTAACAGTTTCGGAATTATATAAAAGAGCCAATCTTTTTATATCGGTCGGACAAATTACCTTTATATACATTATCGCTTATTTTGCTTTTTTTGTAATCCATGAAGGTCAATTAACTGGATTGAAATGGGAAACTTTTGGGCTATTCATTTTATGTGGTTTGGCAACATTATTTGTACAGCCCTTGATTTACATTTATGAAAAAATCTTTGGTTTAGTATCTGATGTGTCATTATTAGAGCTTTCGGATACAAACACAAAACTTCTAAAAGAATTATCTAATAAGGCTCCTGGAACTTTTCACCATTCTCTAAATGTAGCCAATTTAGCCGAGGCTTCTGCAAATGAAATTGGTGCTAATGCCATGTTAATTAGAGTAGGAGCGTTGTATCACGATATTGGTAAAATGAAAAACCCTACTTATTTTACAGAAAACCAAAGTACCGGGATTAATCCTCATGATGAATTATCCAGTAGAGAAAGTGCTAGGATTATTATAGATCATGCAATTAATGGAATAGAAATTGCAAAAAAGAACAATTTACCAGACAGAGTTATTGATTTTATCAGGACGCATCATGGTACAAGTATTGTGTATTACTTCTACATTAAAGAAAAAGCAGCAAACGAAAACGTTGATATTAATGATTTTTCTTATCCTGGTCCAAAACCATTTAGTAAAGAAACAGCAATTTTAATGATGTGTGATAGTGTAGAGGCAGCATCAAAGAGTTTAAAAGAGCCTACAACTACTAAGATTAATGAATTTGTAGAGAATATTATTAATAAGCAAATGGAAAATGGTCAATTTCTTAATGCAGATATCACGTTCAAGGAAATTCAATCTATAAAGAAAGTGTTGAAGCATAAGCTTGCAAATATATATCATTTAAGAATTGAGTATCCTGAATAA
- the tsaD gene encoding tRNA (adenosine(37)-N6)-threonylcarbamoyltransferase complex transferase subunit TsaD, producing the protein MGKENIYILGIESSCDDTSAAILCNDCILSNVVADQKIHAEYGGVVPELASRAHQQNIVPVVHQAIEKAGITKDQLHAVAFTRGPGLMGSLLVGTSFAKSLAYGLDIPLIDVNHMQAHILAHFITEEGHSKPPFPFLAMTISGGHTQVVKVTSHFEMEILGETIDDAVGEAYDKSGKVLGLGYPAGPEIDRRAQLGNPKTYQFTKPRVDGLNFSFSGLKTNILYFVQREVKANPNFVEENLNDICASIQYTIIGILMNKLKLAVKQTGINHIAIGGGVSANSGVRKALKDAKQKHGWTSYIPKFEYTTDNAAMIAIVGYLKYLEKDFSDFDVMASARLKI; encoded by the coding sequence ATGGGAAAAGAAAATATTTATATACTCGGTATTGAATCCTCATGTGATGATACATCGGCAGCTATACTCTGTAACGACTGTATTTTGAGTAATGTTGTTGCGGATCAAAAAATACATGCAGAATATGGTGGTGTTGTGCCCGAATTAGCATCGAGAGCACATCAACAAAATATAGTTCCTGTGGTACACCAAGCGATTGAAAAGGCTGGTATTACTAAAGACCAATTACATGCTGTAGCTTTTACACGTGGACCAGGTTTAATGGGTTCTTTATTAGTAGGTACGTCGTTTGCAAAATCTTTAGCTTATGGTTTAGATATTCCGTTAATTGATGTTAACCACATGCAAGCTCATATTTTAGCTCATTTTATTACTGAGGAAGGACACTCAAAACCTCCATTTCCATTTTTGGCGATGACCATTTCTGGTGGACACACACAGGTTGTAAAAGTAACCAGTCATTTTGAAATGGAAATTCTTGGTGAAACCATTGATGATGCTGTAGGTGAAGCTTATGATAAAAGTGGAAAAGTATTAGGTTTAGGTTATCCTGCTGGACCAGAAATTGATAGACGCGCACAACTTGGTAATCCTAAAACCTATCAGTTCACTAAACCAAGAGTGGATGGGCTTAACTTTAGTTTTTCAGGTTTAAAGACTAACATTCTCTATTTTGTTCAGCGCGAAGTTAAAGCCAATCCAAATTTTGTTGAAGAGAACTTAAATGACATTTGTGCATCCATTCAATATACAATTATTGGCATTTTAATGAATAAATTAAAGCTTGCTGTAAAGCAAACTGGTATCAATCATATTGCAATTGGTGGTGGTGTTTCGGCCAACTCCGGCGTTAGAAAAGCACTCAAAGACGCTAAACAAAAACACGGTTGGACAAGCTACATTCCAAAATTTGAATACACTACAGATAATGCCGCAATGATTGCTATTGTTGGCTATTTAAAATATTTAGAAAAGGATTTTTCTGATTTTGATGTGATGGCAAGCGCTCGGTTGAAGATTTAA
- a CDS encoding TrmH family RNA methyltransferase, whose translation MQLTHHNSNFKKQKHPITLVCDNITNTPNIGSLFRIADAFGVEEIIFCGENVSFGKRITKTSRSTEKYVNHKIEIEIANVIENLKNDNYYLIALEITESSTELNDFKLKRTNQPTALILGHESFGVSESILNQVDAVVHINMFGNNSSMNVVQATSITLYELTKQLNS comes from the coding sequence TTGCAACTCACTCACCACAATTCTAACTTCAAAAAACAAAAACATCCAATCACATTAGTTTGTGATAATATTACTAATACTCCAAATATTGGAAGTTTATTTCGTATAGCTGACGCCTTTGGAGTAGAAGAAATCATCTTTTGTGGTGAAAATGTTTCATTTGGTAAACGGATAACTAAAACATCGCGTTCTACTGAAAAATATGTTAATCATAAAATTGAAATAGAAATTGCTAATGTTATAGAGAATTTAAAAAATGACAACTATTATTTAATTGCATTAGAGATTACTGAGTCTAGCACAGAACTTAATGATTTTAAACTCAAAAGAACGAATCAACCTACTGCTTTGATTCTTGGTCATGAAAGTTTTGGTGTTTCAGAATCTATTTTAAATCAAGTGGATGCTGTCGTTCACATAAACATGTTTGGCAATAATAGTAGTATGAATGTAGTACAAGCGACTAGTATTACGCTTTACGAACTTACAAAACAACTTAATTCCTAA
- a CDS encoding AI-2E family transporter, which produces MNSKTIANGILRAIAILLAVALVLFFLYKIQSVIVYIAVAAVISLIGRPIVLFLRRKLKFSNTIAVVSTMALLIGLLVGLVGMFIPLVAEQGHNLALLNIDQLQTNVEDLYNQIVTYFEFQNIDVEQSIKESNLLSKLDFAVIPNFLNSFISGLGSFSIGLFSVLFISFFFLKDSKLFEDGIMTLVPKGNEMRSKRSFTKIKDLLSRYFVGLIFQILILFIIYTIVLLIFGIDNAVVIAFLCALLNLVPYVGPLVSGFLMLLLSMSSNLGESFSEIILPKTTYVMIGFVIAQLVDNFFSQPYIFSKSVKSHPLEIFLIIIIAGILFGIVGMIVAVPAYTAIKVILKEFLSEYKLVSKLTKGL; this is translated from the coding sequence ATGAATTCTAAAACAATAGCAAACGGTATTTTAAGAGCAATAGCCATTTTACTTGCAGTTGCGCTAGTATTGTTCTTTTTATATAAGATTCAGTCTGTTATAGTTTATATAGCAGTCGCGGCAGTAATATCATTAATTGGCAGACCTATTGTTTTGTTTCTAAGACGAAAACTAAAGTTTAGTAATACAATTGCTGTTGTATCAACTATGGCATTGCTAATTGGATTATTGGTCGGTTTGGTTGGTATGTTTATCCCATTAGTAGCTGAACAAGGACACAACCTGGCTTTATTAAATATAGACCAGTTACAAACCAATGTTGAGGATTTATACAATCAAATTGTTACGTATTTTGAATTTCAGAATATTGATGTAGAACAATCGATTAAAGAATCTAACTTACTTTCCAAACTAGATTTTGCTGTGATTCCAAACTTCCTCAATAGTTTTATAAGTGGATTAGGTAGTTTTAGTATTGGATTGTTTTCTGTATTATTTATTTCATTCTTCTTTTTAAAAGACAGCAAATTGTTTGAAGATGGGATAATGACTTTAGTCCCTAAAGGAAACGAAATGCGTTCTAAGCGTTCATTTACAAAGATAAAAGACTTGCTGTCTCGTTATTTTGTTGGTCTTATTTTTCAGATATTAATTCTATTTATTATCTATACTATAGTTTTACTGATTTTTGGTATTGATAATGCGGTTGTTATAGCTTTTTTATGTGCATTATTAAATCTTGTACCTTATGTTGGTCCACTTGTGAGCGGCTTCTTAATGCTACTTTTAAGCATGTCGAGCAATTTAGGTGAAAGCTTTAGTGAGATCATTTTACCAAAAACAACTTATGTAATGATAGGTTTTGTTATTGCTCAATTAGTTGATAATTTTTTTAGTCAACCCTATATCTTTTCTAAAAGTGTAAAATCACATCCACTAGAAATTTTCTTAATTATAATAATTGCTGGAATTTTATTCGGTATCGTTGGTATGATAGTCGCTGTACCAGCATACACAGCAATAAAAGTAATCCTGAAAGAGTTTTTATCTGAATATAAATTGGTAAGTAAACTCACAAAAGGTTTATAA